In Dehalobacter sp., the genomic window TTCATAACAGTGCCTACCATTTGATTCTCCGAACTTTTCGCGGAAACTTCGGTTGGCAAAGGCAACATGGTAATCTGGTGTTAATAAACATATCATTGCTGGAAGCGTTTCCAGCACATCAAAAAGTCGCTTCCGTTCAAACTCGATAGCTTCAGCAACCTTAATACGCGCTTCGCTATCTTTAAGCGCCTCCTCAGTCCGTTTTCGCTCGGTTATGTCAATTTGCACGCCGTCCCAGATAGTCCGCCCATCAGGCAGTCGACGGGGCCGAGAGTGCAACTGCATCCAGCGAATCTGACCGTCGGGCAGCTGCATAGGTGTTTCCATATCGAAGTCTGACAATTCGCGGGCGCTTTTTGCCTCAGCTTCTAAGAGCCGTTCAAAATATTCCGGTGGGATTTGCCGGTGCAGTGTACCCGGATCGCGCAGTACATCGGATACACTGACACCGTTGAGTCGCTCGATGCCTGCACTGAAATACAGGAAACGGACACTGCCATCGTGCTTATAAGCATATTGATAGACTGCACTATCCGGCAGGTTGTCACTCAGGAGACGCAACCTTTCCTTGCTCTCGCGTAAAGCTTCCTCTGCTCGCTTGCGCTCTGTAATGTCCTGGACTATTCCCGCCATCCAACGAAGATTTCCAGTATAATCTACCTGGTGCCTTCCTGCTGCCCAAATCCACCGGATTACACCGTCCACTCGCCGGATACGACACTCGAAACTCCAATCGCCACCCGAGGTTATGGCCTTCTGGTATTTTTCGTCCACCATCGCTCGGTCCTCAGGCAACACGTGGTTGAGGAACATTTCGTAGGTCCACTTCGGGAGAAGTTGCTCGTAACCGAAGATGCGGTCGTGCTCGAGTGATCGATGGGGAGAATCATGATTCACTAGGTCGAGATCCCACGCGCCGGTGTGTATGGTTTCGAGTGCGAAGTTCAACCTCTTTTCACTCTGGTGCAGTGCCTCTTCAGCCAGTTTTCGCTGGGTAATGTCATTGAAAACAACAGCTACTTTTCTGCTGCCTTCATCCCCAAAACGCGAAGCGTAGACGTCAAACCACCGATCAAGTTCTTCAATCCGGTTTTCTAACCTGACTGGCTCGCCAGTTATTACTACCTGGCTGAAGCTCTCGAGCCAATAATCTTCGAAATTAGGGAGAAGTTCACGAGCTCGCTTACCTACGACATCCTTAAGTCCTGTCATCTTCTCTTGCGATGGATTGGCTTCAAGAATCCGATGATCCACTGCTTTTCCACTCTCATCGAAGATTATCTCGATAATATTGAAGCCTTCGTCGATTGAATTGAACAGCGAACGATATTTCTCTTCAGAAATCCGCAAGGCTTCCTCGGCTCTTTTACGTTCGGTAATATCCTTTGCAATCTCAAACCGCACATCTCTGCCATCCGGCCACTTAATGATCCGGTCCATGATCATAAAATACCGATCCACTGCGGGGTTATAATACTCCCAATGGTAGGGCTTGTCCCTCTCCTTTAAAATAATTGGATTGGTGCAGAAATCGCAGGGAAAATCCCTCTCCTGAAACTCCCGGTAGCAAATCCCTCCCACGAGTTCGCCATCGAATTTCTCCTTCATTGCCTTATTTGCGTAAAGTACCTCGTAGGTGTATGGATCAGTCACATATACCGCATCGTCGATGCCATCGAAAATGGACAAGAGCTGCGATCGCTCGAAAGCCAACATCTCCTCAGTATCCTTGCGATTGGTGATGTCCTGAGTTATGCCGAAACCGCCGAAAAGCGTGCCATCGTTGTCAAATTCAATATATGCCTTTTCACGTACCCACTTGACTTTACCATCTACAATAATGCGATGCTCAATGTCATATGGTTCTCCAGCCAATCCCGCTTTC contains:
- a CDS encoding PocR ligand-binding domain-containing protein, producing MNFEEKFQETETRERSKLELANIIDSQEIQSLMDDFYKFTHITMALVDLKGNVLVSVGWQDICTKFHRIHPETCKHCIESDTELSAGIFPGEFKLYKCKNNIWDIATPIIVGCQHVGNIFSGQFFFDNEPLDYELFRSQARKYGFDEEEYIKALEKVPRLSKEAVDASMVFLTKLANMISQLSYSNIKLSQSLAERDSLVNALQKNREDLDRAQAVGNLGSWRLNVRKNELTWSDEAYRIFGIPKGTPLTYETFLSRIHTDDRKYVDKKWKAGLAGEPYDIEHRIIVDGKVKWVREKAYIEFDNDGTLFGGFGITQDITNRKDTEEMLAFERSQLLSIFDGIDDAVYVTDPYTYEVLYANKAMKEKFDGELVGGICYREFQERDFPCDFCTNPIILKERDKPYHWEYYNPAVDRYFMIMDRIIKWPDGRDVRFEIAKDITERKRAEEALRISEEKYRSLFNSIDEGFNIIEIIFDESGKAVDHRILEANPSQEKMTGLKDVVGKRARELLPNFEDYWLESFSQVVITGEPVRLENRIEELDRWFDVYASRFGDEGSRKVAVVFNDITQRKLAEEALHQSEKRLNFALETIHTGAWDLDLVNHDSPHRSLEHDRIFGYEQLLPKWTYEMFLNHVLPEDRAMVDEKYQKAITSGGDWSFECRIRRVDGVIRWIWAAGRHQVDYTGNLRWMAGIVQDITERKRAEEALRESKERLRLLSDNLPDSAVYQYAYKHDGSVRFLYFSAGIERLNGVSVSDVLRDPGTLHRQIPPEYFERLLEAEAKSARELSDFDMETPMQLPDGQIRWMQLHSRPRRLPDGRTIWDGVQIDITERKRTEEALKDSEARIKVAEAIEFERKRLFDVLETLPAMICLLTPDYHVAFANRSFREKFGESNGRHCYEYRYGLTKPCEFCESYKVLETGQSLHWEVNTPDGSIIDSYDFPFTDIDGSPMILVMDIDVTERKKAEEALSNIETARKKEIHHRIKNNLQVISSLLDLQAEQFRNRENIKELEVLKAFRESQDRVISMALIHEELYKGGGFETLNFSPYIKKLIENLFKTYSLGDAEIALNMDLEESIFFDMD